CGTCTTGCTGAAGAAGTTAAATGGTGTTTCTTTGTCAACTGGAGTGGTGGTCCTGGCAACAACATGGAAGATGACTTGGCACAAGAAATCTCCAATAGGGTAAGCAAGTCTATTGTCCAGAGGATGGGGCCTAACAAAACTCTCAAATCCATTAGTAAAGTTTGTAAGGCAGCAAATGGAATCAAAGAAGTGAAGGAACAATTTGACACTTCTGCTGGTATTCGCCTTGAAAGGAAAAGCAAAGACAGGCCTACACGGACTCCCaatgtggtttttgtggttgcGTCGCATTATCAGAGCCTTCAAATTATAGTTTTGCTCTTACAAGCATGTCctttagagatttacctcttttgtaagatatgatcggaggatttgtaaaaattgttttcagcagaGGCTGGTTTTCTATGAAACTCCAGTTTTCCATCACGATTTGTTTAAGTTTCTTTACCGCAGGGTGGTATgtagtgacaaaaggcaatattctctctgcagttttatgtttttgcgGATTAAGAGCCGATTGTCTTGAGTCAAAGGTGACCTCTGACAGGGAACTTCCTATATAGTTTTTTGGGTACCCGCGTGCTTCGAGGCGTCGTTTAAAGTTTGTGAGGcactcttcaaatgttgtttttgaagagtttgttctaagcaGTCTTATTGCTTCGCCTTTGATAAAGCCTCTTTTTACCCCCGGAGGGTGGCACGAGGTAAAATGGGTATATTGAAAGGTTTCCGTCGGCTTGTAGTGAGttttgatgtctaggatggattCTTTTATGAATCTCTCTCCTTTGAATACCACTGTATCCAGGAAAATAATTTCGTTCTCTGATATTTCGGccgtgaattttattgttgGGTGGAATGTGTTAGCCTGTTCAATGAAACGTTCCACTTCATTCCTATTACAGTCCCAAAGGGAGAAAACGTCATCAATGTAACGTTTCCATTCTCTTGGCttggtattgttttgttgcattaattttgtctcTATCTCCGCCAAGAATATATTTGCAAAAGACACTGCTGTTTTTGTGCCCATTGCGACACCATGTGTTtggagataatttttttcattgaactcAAATGAGTTTTCTGTTAGGATTACACCAAGCATTTCCCTTAAATAGTGTGTGGGGATCGGAGGATCATTGTTGAGGAACGTCTCATATGCGTTGCATACTATTTCTATTCCCTCCTCTTgtggtatatttgtgtataagCTAGAAACGTCCAATGCTACTAAAATCGTGTCTTGGCCTATCTTTGTGTTTTCTATAAAACTGATGAAATCAGTTGTATCCTTTATGTaggattgttgtttttgtgcgaTAGGCTGTAGCAAGGTGTCCACAAAAGAGGATATTTTTTCAGTTGGGCCGTCACAACCTGAGAAGATCGGTCTTCCGACCGGATCAGGTTTGTGGATTTTTGTGAGCGTGTAGAAAACAGGAATTCTAGGCGGGCTGGAGGTTTGAGCAAGGcattttttagtcatgtcatcGATGTGTTTGCCTCGATGCAGTTTGTCGACGATCTGGTTGACCTTTGTTTGTGTGGTGTTCACCATCGGTGCTTCAAGAGGTTTATAGTGCTCTCTGTTCTCGAGTTGCACTTTAGCCTCCtgtattttgtttgatttgttcATGATGACCGTTGTAGTTCCTTTGTCCgcttttttgagatttatggTAGAGTtatttttcagctcttttaaAGCTACCATctcattgcgtgacaaattatTTTTGGGCTTATTGATTCTGATATCAGCAAGTTGTGCTTTGACACTTTCTAAATAGCTTTCAAGGGCAATGGATTGTTGAACCGGAGGCATCCAATTTGATTTGACATGAAAAGGATGTGGTTCTTTGTCTTGTCCGTGAAATATGTATTGGAGGCGCATTCTTCTCGCGAATTGTTCAAAATCCCGCAAGAGTTGTCGCCTGATTGTGGTTTTGTTAGTCACGGGCGTTGGGATAAATTTGAGGCCCCTTGATAGCACGTTGACCTGGTTGTCAGATAGCTGATGGGTTGAAAGGTTTCTAAggaatttttcatttaattcccTTTATTTGGCTGCCCGCCTTTTTCCAGATGTGTTTCTTCGGTTTTTGCGCCGTTTGTTTTTAGAAACACCCTTGCTGGTTTTGTGGCCAGCTTTCGTAGAGTCAGAGAACACACTGTTATACTGTTTATCCTGTTTATTTGCAGAGTTCATAAGTACATGTGAAAAAACGATGTTTTTCAAATCTGAAATCTGTTTCTGCAAATCGGATAAGTTTACATTGTTGTGGTTTTCAAAATCACTAAAATATTttaatcaagtgggtggggattggaaaagagtgagttgccatgggaacataattttttatagccataggtgtgtttcctgtataACTATTaaactaccaagtttcaatggtctgcgctgtaaattggccaaggtagctctctCAATACAATATTGGGTTGAATGTATGATGTCATTAGtcatctaatttgcatattttacccatttttcaaacttaaatatctccggaactaatgaagatatttgcaaatggtaaatggcgtttttgttctttcatggaattctatgtgatacagtCAAAAAATTAAGGGGtggaaatttgatcatagtaccactttaattatctctcaaaaatgcatggttacccccaattttctttttggataacaagagtacttactgagatctattttctccagatagttttaaaccgcgcgaaaatatgcctttattagtaagcatcggcgataggaaatccgagtatctggagatgcgcagaacgtatgcgcaataacaatatatatatatataaatgatatcaCATCAGGAGATcgataaaagtaaaaaacaatctttattgTTCTGGTGCGACTGCTTCCTATAAGATCTACAGCAATAAAATTTCGGTGCTTACGCGAATTAGTAAGAAAAGGTATTTCCACAAGTATTTTCAGGCAAATTTCAGTaatattaagaaaatatgggagGGCATCAACAGTCTTTTAGGTAGAGTAAACAAACCCCATAAGGATATAACCGctctcaaatgccctaggaccaATCAAGTATCACACAATCCTTCTGACTTTCCTGATATTATGAATAAGAATTTTTCATCCATAGGATACAATTTGGCTTCTAAGATGCCAAATCCACCTAAAAAGTTCACAGAATATTTaccaaagttgaattttgacaGTTCATTCTTTTTCAACCCTGTCTCTCCCTCTGATATAGAACTCGAGATAATGACCACTCCTATAAATAAAGTATACGGACTTTATTCTTTTCCTACTCGCATTCTAAGATCGGCTAAACATATTATTAGCCAACCTTTATCCTTGCTTATAAACAAATCACTTGAAAACGGCGTATATCCTTCCAAACTTAAGCTTGCTAAAGTAATCCCAATATATAAGAGTGATGACGAATCAGATCCTTCTAATTATAGACCAATAtcattgctttctgtttttaaccgtatttttgaaaaaatgatgtATTATCGTCTTAAATCCTTTCTTGAGCAACATAATATCCTTCATGATTCACAAtatggttttcgtgaaaaagGATCCACTGAACatgctcttttggacataattaatcaaattgaaactaacATGGGTGCAGAATTGTACTCAT
The Montipora capricornis isolate CH-2021 chromosome 10, ASM3666992v2, whole genome shotgun sequence genome window above contains:
- the LOC138018773 gene encoding uncharacterized protein, which codes for MPPVQQSIALESYLESVKAQLADIRINKPKNNLSRNEMVALKELKNNSTINLKKADKGTTTVIMNKSNKIQEAKVQLENREHYKPLEAPMVNTTQTKVNQIVDKLHRGKHIDDMTKKCLAQTSSPPRIPVFYTLTKIHKPDPVGRPIFSGCDGPTEKISSFVDTLLQPIAQKQQSYIKDTTDFISFIENTKIGQDTILVALDVSSLYTNIPQEEGIEIVCNAYETFLNNDPPIPTHYLREMLGVILTENSFEFNEKNYLQTHGVAMGTKTAVSFANIFLAEIETKLMQQNNTKPREWKRYIDDVFSLWDCNRNEVERFIEQANTFHPTIKFTAEISENEIIFLDTVVFKGERFIKESILDIKTHYKPTETFQYTHFTSCHPPGVKRGFIKGEAIRLLRTNSSKTTFEECLTNFKRRLEARGYPKNYIGSSLSEVTFDSRQSALNPQKHKTAERILPFVTTYHPAVKKLKQIVMENWSFIENQPLLKTIFTNPPIISYKRGKSLKDMLVRAKL